The following are encoded together in the Arcticibacterium luteifluviistationis genome:
- a CDS encoding class I SAM-dependent methyltransferase, whose product MKEKWDARYSEGDFAYGKEPNVFFKEWLPKFEAGTILMPADGEGRNGVFAAMEGWKVTSLDLSEEGKTKALKLAKEQGVDLNYLVGDLEALNFDKASFDAIGLIYAHFGADKKSALHKKLDQYLKVGGHVIFEAFSKKHLDFRKQNPKVGGPNNIDTLFSKEEISSDFKNYEVLLLEEREIELNEGNYHIGKGSVIRFVGRKVNGNLSS is encoded by the coding sequence ATGAAAGAGAAATGGGATGCTAGATATAGCGAAGGAGATTTTGCTTATGGCAAAGAACCAAATGTGTTTTTTAAAGAGTGGTTACCAAAATTTGAAGCAGGTACTATTTTAATGCCTGCAGATGGTGAAGGCCGAAATGGCGTTTTTGCTGCTATGGAAGGTTGGAAGGTGACCTCCCTAGATTTAAGTGAGGAAGGAAAAACGAAGGCTTTAAAACTGGCCAAAGAGCAGGGTGTGGATCTAAACTATTTAGTTGGTGATTTAGAGGCATTAAACTTTGATAAAGCCTCTTTTGATGCCATTGGTCTTATTTATGCTCACTTTGGAGCGGATAAGAAGTCGGCTTTACATAAGAAACTGGACCAATACTTGAAAGTAGGAGGGCATGTGATTTTTGAAGCTTTTAGCAAAAAGCATTTGGATTTCAGAAAGCAAAACCCAAAAGTAGGTGGGCCAAATAATATAGACACCCTTTTTTCAAAGGAAGAAATTAGTAGCGACTTCAAAAACTATGAAGTGCTATTACTAGAAGAGCGAGAAATAGAATTAAACGAGGGCAACTATCATATAGGGAAAGGTTCGGTTATACGATTTGTGGGGAGAAAGGTAAACGGAAATCTTTCTTCTTAG
- a CDS encoding Crp/Fnr family transcriptional regulator, whose protein sequence is MQTQNSIISEIFMTISFSADEIKLVESKFEKITLEKGATLLNAGKTVNHQYFIASGCLRTYFIDNSGKEHTIQFAIKDWWISDYTAFFTSSTAIMTIDCIQDAVVYKVSKEAMDGLYLKIPSLETFFRKKMEGAFASFQKRILGSLSQSAKERYTSFISTYPNIEQSVKNYHIASYLGITTESLSRIRKEISQD, encoded by the coding sequence ATGCAAACCCAAAACTCCATCATCTCAGAAATTTTTATGACCATTTCTTTTTCTGCAGATGAAATCAAACTTGTTGAGAGTAAATTCGAGAAAATTACCCTCGAAAAAGGTGCAACGCTTTTAAATGCGGGTAAAACAGTAAACCATCAATACTTCATTGCTAGCGGCTGTTTAAGAACTTATTTCATAGATAATTCGGGCAAAGAACACACCATACAATTTGCCATTAAAGACTGGTGGATAAGCGACTATACGGCTTTCTTTACCAGTTCCACCGCCATCATGACCATAGACTGTATTCAAGATGCCGTGGTATATAAAGTCTCCAAAGAAGCTATGGATGGTTTGTACCTTAAAATTCCGTCTTTAGAGACCTTCTTCAGAAAGAAAATGGAAGGAGCCTTCGCCAGTTTTCAAAAAAGGATTTTGGGCAGTTTGTCACAATCCGCCAAAGAGCGATACACCTCTTTTATTAGCACCTACCCCAACATTGAACAGAGCGTAAAAAACTATCACATCGCTTCATACTTAGGCATTACCACAGAAAGCTTGAGTAGAATTAGAAAAGAAATTTCTCAAGACTGA
- a CDS encoding type 1 glutamine amidotransferase domain-containing protein: MKKVLFVLTSHEDLGNTGEKTGFWIEEFAAPYYLLKDKGIEITLASPKGGQPPIDPKSNEPDFQTPATVRFNDDKATQEVLSKTIKLEDINQADYDAVFYPGGHGPLWDLAEDKNSIALIESFYTNNKPVAAVCHAPAIFKHTKNTDGTPLVNGKKVTGFTNGEEDAVQLTSIVPFLVEDMLKSNGGIYSKGADWGPYAVEDGLLITGQNPASSELVAEMLLAKLK; the protein is encoded by the coding sequence ATGAAAAAGGTATTATTTGTATTAACCAGTCACGAAGATTTAGGAAACACAGGAGAAAAAACAGGTTTTTGGATTGAAGAATTTGCTGCCCCTTACTATCTTTTAAAAGACAAAGGCATCGAAATTACTTTGGCATCACCTAAAGGCGGCCAACCACCAATTGACCCGAAAAGTAATGAGCCAGATTTTCAAACGCCTGCCACAGTAAGGTTTAATGATGATAAGGCAACGCAAGAGGTTTTGTCTAAAACAATAAAATTAGAAGACATAAATCAGGCAGATTATGATGCGGTATTTTATCCAGGAGGTCACGGACCTTTATGGGATTTAGCCGAAGACAAAAACTCAATAGCTTTAATAGAAAGTTTTTATACTAATAATAAACCTGTGGCTGCAGTTTGTCATGCTCCTGCTATTTTTAAGCATACCAAAAACACTGATGGTACCCCTCTAGTTAATGGAAAGAAGGTAACAGGCTTTACAAATGGTGAAGAAGATGCTGTCCAATTGACATCCATTGTACCATTTTTAGTAGAAGATATGCTAAAAAGTAATGGTGGTATTTACTCAAAAGGAGCAGATTGGGGCCCTTATGCCGTAGAAGACGGTTTATTAATTACGGGTCAAAACCCAGCATCATCTGAATTAGTAGCGGAAATGCTATTGGCGAAGTTAAAGTAA